The sequence below is a genomic window from Chiroxiphia lanceolata isolate bChiLan1 chromosome 8, bChiLan1.pri, whole genome shotgun sequence.
CAAGTGTGCTTTTTCTAGGGTCTCCCttagagaaaaaggaattttttcctgcaTTGATTACGCAGACAAAAGAAACTGATGACATGTGatgtaaatatttctatttagcTAAGTACAAATGACAACATTTGGTGAGAAGTTGGCAATCAGGTTCCAAAAAAAGATGGGATACTATGATTGCCACTCACCCTGCCTTAGGAGCACCCACAACGACTCAGTTAAACAGCCACTAAAAAGTGCATGTACTAAAGCTCTAATTTCCTATGATATCCAAGTAGGGAAAAGTTTTGCCCTTTTCTCATTCTTCCTTTTGGAGAGCTGCAAAAGAGTTGGGCTGGATACAGCCCAGTGCTTCTCCCCAGAGGTTCTCAACAACTGTAAAGAAGAGAAGAGGCTCTTTAACTTCATTCTTCTGCTAGTCTTTTTGGGAGGTACATCTTTCTTCATAATCAGGTCCTCTTGTATCCTGCTCTCTACACGCATTTGCACTCTGTACCAATTACAAATTTCATTCTTGTAATGCAGAGAACCATTAataatttaagattaaaaaggAACCTAAGGGCAGGAATATTCCATTTCTACTCACGAGATAGATGTTATTCTGCTAGTATGTCAACTCAGGTTATCTTTGTGCATACTACGTTAATTCAGCAAATTGCTTTTCAAATAGAGTGCTTTCAGAAAGCACCTGGAGATTCTATAGGAGAAGAAAGTTTCATTTCTATGGAAAATGTGCCAAACCAACACCAGGAAAGCGAAATACAAACGAATTTTAGATTTGTCCATCTAGTTTTCACAAAGAGGGGGCAGCCACGATAAATTTCCCGCATGAACGTGTAAAAGTCATGCCAGGTGCAGCGATAAACACCCCAGAGCACTATTTGCACCGCGTTCAACCACAGAAACACCAAACACGCCTAACGGTATATAATGGCTCGGCAGCGATGCAGCAGGACCGCCTGACTCCCGGGAGAGCCGTCAGCATTTTTGGCCTTACCGGCGAAGGGCACGAGACACCAGGACGAGCCGGGCGGGTACCAGGACCCCGCTggggcaggagcccagggcTCTGGTCAGGACGTGGCCCGGAGCGGGGAGCGCCTCCGGCCCGCTGGGCTCCTCCGCCACCCACCTCTCGTTCCTTCCCGCAGCTCCAGCGCAACTCCCaccgcgcccggccccgccgggtCACCGCGTCTCGCCGGGAGAGCCTCGGGAAGCCCAGACAGCGGGCACCAcccgctccctccctcccttccttcttcccttgaCCGGGGTCGCAGCGTCTCACCTGAGCGCGGAGTGGGACCCGCTAGGGCCGGGACAGAAGTGGCCCGGTGCGGTGCGGTGCCTGGTGCGGTGCCCGGTGCTGCGCGTGGTGTGTGCTGTGTGCGGTGCCCGGTGCCCAATGCCCGGTGCCGTGTGTGGAGCGGTGTGCGCGGTGCCCAATGCCCGGTGCCGTGTGTGGAGCGGTGTGCGCGGTGCCCAATGCCCGGTGCGGTGCCAGGTGCGGCGGGTCCCgccccgccctgccctgccctgccctgccctgcccggcgcGAGGGGAGCGGGCGCGCGCGCCCCAGCCAATCAGCCCCGTCACGTGAGCGCGCCCCGGCACGCGGTGCCGCTGCCGCGGCCGTTACAGCGGCGCCTGCGTgcgcgcggcggcggcgggaagCGCGCGGGGAGGATGGGGGGGTGACGGGAGGTGGGGCCGTGCGCGCGCCGCTCCGCTCTGAGGGGCCCGGGGGTCGCCGCATCCTCTCACGGAGGGCTTCGGTGCAGCCGGCGGCGCCGCGCCCGCCCTTCCTGCCTTCGGGAGGCATCGCTTCCAGGAATTGAGGAGCTGCGGAGGCAGGATATCCTGCGGGGCCCCACAAGGGGAGCAGCCGCGCTGGCGTCCCATCAGCGCGGAGCATGGGGTGGCGGGGGgtgccctctgctccctcctcagaGTAGGTCCTTGCTCCATGTGAGCACCCGCATGATGAAATGCTGAACCGTGCTGTGCGCCTCTCTCGGGGGCGGATACTGCTGTGTTTGGCATTGCTGTCGGACGAGAACATCACACCACGCTGCCCGCCTCAGTTGCCCCACGCAGGACTTTGATGCTGAATTGTAACTAAAAAGCAGCGTTAAGCCTGTCTTTCATCCAGAATGCTTTCCATTTACACTGTTCTCGGGGTGTTTGACCTCTGTACGCATAATGCACTAACAGAAGTCTTTAATGGGAGCAGTAGTGGGAAGCCATAAGTAATCCAGCACCGTAGGGCATTTAAAAAGGTTGTAGAGCATATTGCTGAAATGCTTTGGTAAATCTGAGGAATGGTCTAGTAGCCTGGTGTTGAAGGAATTTTCTGCTTACTCAGTGTCTTAGATTCAGTTTTCCACCCTGGATCTCTCTGATCTGTTCAGGAGGATTCTGACAACGCAGCCCTTCCAGGCTAAAGAAGAAGTGATAAAGGGCCTAAAGACAGCAGAAGCTGGCAGTATTGCAGGTAGAGGCAGGCTGGGCTTGCAGCCAAAATGCTCTCCTGTCGGACTGGCAGAGATCAGGCATTCTGCTCAGAACTAATGAACCTCGTCCCAGATCAGGAAAACCAGAAGAGAAGCAGGGTTCATtgaatcttttttcttcttttgatgatttttatttcatgtgctTCCCTCGGGAGTCACGAAGGCTTACCTGCTGTATCCTGTATCAATATTGCGATATACGTGCACGCTGTGTCAATACCTGCTGCATCAGCATGCTGAACAGTGCAGCAGGGTGAATTTGTCTGTGTGCAGCTCCGTGCTGCCATGGATAGACTGCCTTCAGCACATAAATCAGTTTTAGAGTACTGTCAAACACCAGCATCCCCTGTGCTTTTTACATTTGTAAATGAAATGTGGGAGGATGATCACAGGATTCCAGGAGCTGggcctttaaaataaatgacacTTGATACTGCAAGCCCCTCATTAAGGAGTCAGAAACTCTTAACTTGGCTAAATTTTAAGATTCTGAATAAATACTAAAGGAGAATGACCTTTGCTGCATATGTGGTACCAAGGGCAAAGAAAAATTGCTGGGCCACATTTACTCCCTAGAAACGGAAGCATTACTTTGTTTGGGGAGAGTTTATAGAGTTCTGGTACCTTCTATTTAAAGCCCCTATGAGGAAGCCTCCACAGTGCTTCCACAGCATTTGCATGCAGAATTATATAGTTGTGCAATTTCACTTAGTCCAAACAAACTGACTAAATTCCTGTAATTTTTGCTGGAAACACACTATCATTTGCAAGGCAATTGGAGCAGGCAGCTGAGCTCACAGGGTTATCACTTGCATCTGTTCAGAGGACGGCCTCTAACCTTGTATTGGCTAACATTTTTAGCTCTGCCAACTAAACCCACATGAGATAAAAGTCCACCCACACAACAGGTTATGTAGTTTGCTTTAAATCAGCTGTATTTTGTGAACACTGAATGACTTGCTTCTATTTCATGCGTTTCCTTTAGCACTTCAATATGAATTTAGGTTGCTTGAAAGGTTCTTGACTGACAGTTTTGGTAATTGAACTCCAGTGTTTAATCCCAGACTGGTCCAGCACAAGGAAGCTTCTCAATGCTACCAGGCAGGAAGCTTTCCTGGGCTGAGGATAGTCCCATTCACTTACTTTCTCATGCCAGCAAAGGTGGGATTTCCCGTTTCTTCATTACCCTTTAGTTACTGGGTGTAGGATATTGTTATTACCTTAAAACTATGCCTTGGATACTAAGACTgtatgtttaattaaaaaaaagcaaaaaaaaggcaagtgtTTAGTAAGTAATCTGCTCTTTAAAGTGTGATTATTCCATTTCAGCCTTAGATTAGTTAGGCAGTACTCTGGAAAGCTAATGGTCTTCACAACACCCTTGCTCTATTTCTGCCAACTTTAATTTATTGTCCTAATTGATTTTTGCAAACTCATTTATGCTTTTAAGATTCAgcttatttttatgcaaaactGCAGGTGTTGAAGCTAT
It includes:
- the LOC116790608 gene encoding uncharacterized protein LOC116790608, coding for MPGAVCGAVCAVPNARCRVWSGVRGAQCPVRCQVRRVPPRPALPCPALPGARGAGARAPANQPRHVSAPRHAVPLPRPLQRRLRARGGGGKRAGRMGGRILTTQPFQAKEEVIKGLKTAEAGSIAGVEAIRRDGECDVILQSAHGIHEENLSRCWIRWMVWILIVCEPESKRGSRKRIKIFVLPLRWKIVVYCIRKFSLHFPAERH